In Acropora muricata isolate sample 2 chromosome 11, ASM3666990v1, whole genome shotgun sequence, one DNA window encodes the following:
- the LOC136890546 gene encoding uncharacterized protein: MTDIRSFAKALKISWIKKVWNVNYQADWKRLLISDHLYWNDVWLLNKRSLSLLENTFWRNVVESWAEHVQETVEARDILSQPLWNNVFFKIENKSVFYKLCGQVYLLSDASHEESTECICNAYDKLRIHSDKSESNSQPEFREDNIAESMVEMLEHVQQLDNEEMPNARDVEDWLNLENELSTSPQMSDEEILATVVGDSTESENVCSDEEDDGEDEKLVSIKEAAQCFKKCLSWMESQNDIDPVQLMQLRRMMDFAMPSSYKSLKQTNMLEHFRPL, from the exons ATGACCGATATTCGATCATTTGCCAAGGCTCTAAAGATCTCCTGGATTAAAAAGGTATGGAACGTAAATTATCAGGCAGACTGGAAAAGACTTTTGATTTCTGATCATCTTTACTGGAATGATGTTTGGTTATTAAACAAAAGATCGTTGTCCCTCCTGGAAAACACTTTCTGGAGGAATGTAGTTGAATCATGGGCAGAGCATGTTCAGGAAACTGTAGAAGCCAGGGATATTTTGTCTCAGCCACTTTGGAACAACGTTTTTTTTAAGATAGAAAATAAATCTGTGTTTTATAAGTTGTG TGGTCAAGTTTATTTGCTTTCAGATGCTTCGCACGAGGAAAGCACGGAATGTATCTGCAACGCGTACGATAAACTGAGAATTCACTCGGACAAAAGCGAGTCAAATTCACAGCCCGAATTTAGAGAGGATAATATCGCTGAGTCCATGGTCGAAATGTTGGAACATGTACAGCAACTTGACAATGAGGAAATGCCTAATGCTCGCGATGTTGAAGACTGGCTTAACCTGGAAAACGAGCTCTCGACTTCACCGCAAATGTCTGATGAAGAGATTTTAGCCACCGTTGTTGGAGATTCGACGGAAAGCGAAAATGTATGTAGTGATGAGGAAGACGATGGCGAGGACGAGAAGCTAGTTTCGATTAAAGAGGCAGCACAATGTTTCAAAAAATGCTTGTCGTGGATGGAATCACAGAATGATATTGACCCTGTGCAGTTAATGCAGCTAAGACGAATGATGGACTTCGCAATGCCATCAAGCTACAAGTctttgaagcaaacaaacatgCTTGAACATTTTAGACCTTTGTAA